A genomic region of Rhodothermia bacterium contains the following coding sequences:
- a CDS encoding phosphoribosylglycinamide formyltransferase: MNLAVFASGSGSNFQAIAQAIAADKLKARLCVVISNAATAGIHERAKQYSVPSFTLNPRDFTEEAVYVQKLMNILQQYHVDFIALAGYLRKIPTPVLSAFPNRILNIHPSLLPAFGGKGMYGHRVHEAVLAHGVRWTGATVHLVDSEYDTGPIVLQEPVPVRQHDTPETLAARVLFKEHRLFPEALQLFVEQRVHITEQRTTIIDGSLPRGYHRPKT; this comes from the coding sequence ATGAACCTTGCGGTTTTTGCCTCCGGCAGTGGCTCAAACTTCCAAGCCATTGCACAAGCCATTGCAGCAGATAAACTTAAGGCCCGCCTTTGCGTAGTCATCAGCAATGCAGCAACCGCCGGCATACACGAGCGTGCCAAGCAATACAGCGTACCGTCTTTTACGCTAAACCCCCGCGACTTCACGGAAGAGGCGGTTTATGTGCAAAAATTAATGAATATCCTACAACAATATCATGTTGATTTTATTGCACTTGCAGGGTACTTACGCAAGATCCCAACGCCAGTTCTAAGTGCTTTTCCAAACCGGATTTTAAACATTCATCCCTCTTTATTACCCGCATTTGGTGGAAAAGGCATGTATGGTCATCGGGTACACGAGGCCGTTCTCGCACATGGCGTCCGCTGGACAGGCGCAACGGTGCATCTTGTGGATTCGGAATATGATACGGGGCCTATTGTTTTACAAGAACCCGTACCTGTAAGACAACACGACACCCCCGAAACGCTGGCAGCCCGTGTACTTTTTAAGGAACACCGCCTCTTTCCAGAAGCACTCCAGTTGTTTGTGGAACAACGTGTACACATTACAGAACAGCGAACGACAATTATAGATGGCTCTTTACCCCGTGGCTACCACCGACCAAAAACCTAA
- a CDS encoding TolC family protein has product MMKFLKFCTWVGVLWVCYEGVAAQTPQKLTLRNAIQTALSNSVALHKAENAVAIQRVAEAQALDVFLPSAQASASLNPGYGRSFDQTTINFSFSPSLSSGVSVSGGMLLWQGGYWNRLLFGGNAQAPAYLQAKRQTDASELTVQRARENIIFAVASGYLDVIRNQEQIRVVEENLAAQKQQLVRIQQFVRGGVRAESDALQQQALVAQAELQLLNQQLAYERAKTRLIQTLEVDPFVVYDFEIPDLGTASLLKENYNVELMIRTALQNRMDIQAQKATIEANQMNMDLIRANRMPTLNLGGSVSTQYSSRANDNIFRQLLDNRNFGVGFTLSWTIYDRNQIRRSLEMARYQAENAVLDLRNLEQSVASEVRQAHLDYLNADKQLQVAAVQVNFRKQALEVEQNRYNLGASTLTELTQARAGLVEAQSQQIQAKYGLVFQKQVLEYYIGRIKPEMSLIPNSK; this is encoded by the coding sequence ATGATGAAATTTTTAAAGTTCTGTACTTGGGTTGGTGTGTTGTGGGTGTGTTACGAAGGCGTAGCAGCACAAACACCCCAAAAACTAACCCTTAGAAATGCTATCCAAACAGCACTAAGCAATAGTGTAGCCCTTCATAAAGCCGAAAATGCGGTTGCTATCCAGCGGGTCGCAGAGGCGCAAGCCTTAGATGTGTTTTTACCCTCGGCACAAGCCAGTGCCAGTCTTAATCCGGGTTATGGCCGGAGTTTTGACCAAACCACTATCAATTTTTCCTTTTCGCCTTCTCTTTCTAGCGGCGTATCGGTGAGTGGTGGGATGTTGTTATGGCAAGGAGGCTATTGGAACCGGTTGTTATTTGGGGGAAATGCTCAAGCGCCAGCATATCTTCAGGCCAAGCGCCAAACCGATGCCAGTGAATTGACGGTACAACGCGCACGCGAAAACATTATCTTTGCTGTGGCCTCTGGTTATTTAGACGTCATTAGGAACCAAGAACAAATACGGGTGGTAGAGGAAAACCTTGCGGCACAGAAACAACAGTTGGTACGCATTCAGCAATTTGTTCGCGGTGGGGTGCGTGCGGAGTCCGATGCACTCCAACAACAAGCCTTGGTGGCGCAGGCAGAACTCCAGTTGTTGAACCAGCAATTGGCCTACGAACGTGCAAAAACACGCCTTATCCAAACCTTAGAAGTAGATCCATTTGTGGTGTACGACTTTGAAATTCCAGATTTGGGGACAGCGAGTTTGCTGAAAGAGAACTATAATGTTGAATTGATGATTCGCACAGCACTTCAAAACCGTATGGATATTCAGGCACAGAAGGCAACCATCGAGGCCAATCAGATGAATATGGACTTGATCCGAGCGAATCGAATGCCTACGCTGAATTTGGGCGGTAGCGTCAGTACACAATATTCAAGCCGTGCGAATGACAATATTTTCCGTCAATTATTGGATAACCGCAATTTTGGAGTGGGTTTTACGTTGTCTTGGACGATTTATGACCGCAACCAAATTCGTCGCTCTTTAGAAATGGCACGTTATCAGGCCGAAAATGCGGTCTTAGACCTTCGGAACTTAGAACAATCGGTCGCTTCTGAAGTCCGTCAAGCACATTTGGACTATTTAAATGCGGATAAACAACTCCAAGTGGCGGCGGTTCAGGTGAATTTTCGGAAGCAAGCCTTAGAGGTCGAACAGAACCGCTATAATCTGGGTGCTTCTACACTAACCGAATTGACACAAGCACGCGCAGGATTGGTGGAGGCGCAAAGCCAACAAATTCAAGCAAAGTATGGCTTGGTATTCCAAAAGCAGGTCTTGGAGTATTATATAGGTCGCATTAAGCCGGAAATGTCGCTCATTCCAAATTCAAAATAA
- a CDS encoding ABC transporter ATP-binding protein: MAEPLISIREMTKVYVMGDQEVRALNGVSLDIYPNEFVAIMGPSGSGKSTMMNMVGCLDTPTAGTYMLNGQDVSKMRDNELAEVRNREIGFVFQTFNLIPRISILQNVELPLVYAGVKRSERRDRAQHALDSVGLGDRVNHKPNELSGGQRQRVAIARAIVTRPSLILADEPTGNLDTRTSAEIMRIFEALYRAGNTVVMVTHEEDISHHARKIVRFRDGVVEEIETVPNPLLANEEVALL, from the coding sequence ATGGCAGAACCGTTGATCAGCATTCGGGAGATGACAAAGGTCTATGTAATGGGCGATCAGGAAGTGCGTGCCTTGAACGGGGTTTCGTTGGATATTTATCCCAATGAATTTGTAGCGATCATGGGGCCATCGGGGTCGGGAAAGTCCACGATGATGAACATGGTCGGCTGTTTAGACACGCCAACCGCTGGCACGTATATGCTCAATGGGCAAGATGTGAGCAAGATGCGGGACAACGAATTGGCGGAGGTGCGCAACCGTGAAATAGGTTTCGTTTTCCAAACCTTTAACCTGATTCCTCGGATTAGCATCTTGCAAAACGTGGAACTCCCCTTGGTCTATGCGGGGGTTAAACGTTCCGAGCGGCGCGATCGGGCACAACATGCCTTAGACAGTGTGGGTTTGGGCGACCGCGTAAATCATAAACCCAATGAACTTTCTGGAGGGCAACGCCAGCGTGTAGCTATTGCGCGGGCCATTGTTACCCGTCCTTCGTTGATCTTGGCCGATGAGCCTACAGGCAACTTGGATACCCGCACCAGCGCGGAAATCATGCGTATCTTTGAAGCACTTTATCGTGCAGGAAATACCGTGGTAATGGTTACGCACGAGGAAGACATCTCGCACCATGCCCGAAAAATTGTGCGCTTCCGTGATGGGGTGGTAGAAGAAATAGAAACAGTCCCCAATCCGCTTTTGGCGAACGAGGAAGTGGCGTTACTCTAA
- the mreC gene encoding rod shape-determining protein MreC, with translation MRLWDRIRDFVFLAVLLLTSLTVLLGVQYEAFLSLRSASLEFTSRVESAFAWVGRYVNALNENDQLRANNLRLSSRLARLLEEEIENQRLRGLLNLKSKWAEYPRVAAQIVSRDVTKSNNLLTINVGSNQGIEKGMPVISDRGLIGRVVLVSRNYSVVMPYLNTTFKAAAKIQPQQIYGIIRWEGNRPDRLLLDHVVKTEKVSKGDTIVTAGYTHGFYPAGIPIGYVDSTAVRKGQNDWLIYVRPMVMISQTEHAFVLLFKPDIEQTHLLQKADSLLQTN, from the coding sequence ATGCGTCTTTGGGATCGCATCCGAGACTTTGTCTTTTTAGCGGTCTTGCTTCTTACCTCTCTGACCGTCCTCTTGGGCGTTCAGTATGAGGCATTTTTGTCCTTGCGGAGTGCTTCTTTGGAATTTACCTCAAGGGTAGAAAGTGCATTTGCTTGGGTGGGAAGATACGTAAATGCGCTAAATGAAAACGACCAACTACGTGCCAATAACCTACGCCTTTCGAGTCGCTTAGCCCGTTTATTGGAAGAAGAAATCGAAAATCAGCGCTTGCGCGGCCTACTCAACCTAAAATCTAAATGGGCGGAATATCCGCGTGTTGCCGCACAAATTGTATCAAGAGACGTTACCAAGAGCAATAACCTCCTGACCATCAATGTTGGCAGCAACCAAGGCATCGAGAAAGGTATGCCAGTCATCAGCGACCGAGGTTTAATTGGTCGTGTGGTATTGGTAAGCCGGAATTATAGTGTCGTGATGCCTTATCTCAATACTACGTTTAAGGCCGCTGCCAAAATCCAGCCCCAACAGATTTACGGTATCATCCGATGGGAGGGTAACCGTCCAGATCGCCTTTTATTAGACCATGTTGTCAAAACAGAAAAGGTTTCTAAAGGTGATACCATTGTAACGGCTGGTTACACACATGGATTTTACCCCGCAGGTATTCCAATTGGGTATGTTGATTCGACCGCTGTACGAAAAGGCCAAAACGACTGGCTCATTTACGTCCGACCAATGGTTATGATTTCTCAGACCGAACATGCGTTTGTATTACTCTTTAAACCAGATATAGAACAAACCCATCTCCTTCAGAAAGCCGACTCCCTCCTCCAGACCAATTAA
- a CDS encoding rod shape-determining protein produces MGIFSSFATDVAIDLGTANTLIYIRGRGIVLNEPSIVAVNRNTRKIVAIGHEAQQMHERTHKDLETIRPLKDGVIADFDVAEQMIKRLIMKVQTKWYTNIRRMVVCVPSGITEVEKRAVRDSSEHAGARQVYLIDEPMAAAIGIGLDVHEPVGNMIVDIGGGTTEIAVIALSGIVIDESIRLAGDQLDNSLVQYFRRNHNLLIGQRTAERIKCEVGSAVELDPELELSVKGRDLVSGIPKIRTISSEDVREAIKDPVDQIVAAVVRALERTPPELGADILERGIMLTGGGALLRGLDQRIRRQAELPAYVAEDPLTAVVRGTGKVLENLEYYETVVS; encoded by the coding sequence ATGGGCATCTTCAGCAGTTTTGCTACCGACGTAGCCATAGATTTGGGTACTGCCAATACCCTAATCTACATCCGTGGACGCGGCATCGTCCTCAACGAACCGAGCATTGTAGCGGTCAATCGCAATACGCGCAAAATTGTGGCCATTGGTCACGAGGCGCAACAAATGCACGAACGTACCCACAAAGACCTTGAAACCATCCGCCCGCTCAAAGATGGCGTCATTGCAGACTTTGACGTAGCCGAGCAGATGATCAAACGTCTGATCATGAAGGTACAAACGAAGTGGTACACCAACATCCGCCGTATGGTGGTGTGCGTACCCAGCGGCATCACCGAGGTGGAAAAACGCGCCGTGCGAGACTCCTCCGAACATGCCGGCGCACGCCAAGTCTATCTGATAGACGAGCCGATGGCTGCCGCTATTGGGATTGGCTTGGACGTCCACGAGCCGGTCGGGAATATGATTGTTGACATCGGGGGAGGAACCACCGAGATCGCCGTAATTGCCCTATCGGGGATTGTTATTGACGAATCTATCCGCTTGGCGGGTGATCAGTTGGACAATTCCTTGGTGCAATACTTCCGCCGTAACCACAACCTTTTGATCGGACAACGCACCGCCGAGCGAATCAAGTGCGAAGTGGGTAGCGCCGTAGAGTTGGATCCCGAATTGGAACTCTCGGTAAAGGGTCGTGACTTGGTGAGCGGTATCCCGAAAATCCGAACCATTTCGTCCGAAGATGTTCGGGAGGCGATTAAAGATCCGGTAGATCAAATCGTTGCAGCTGTTGTTCGTGCATTAGAGCGCACCCCTCCAGAATTGGGGGCCGATATTCTGGAACGAGGCATTATGCTCACAGGAGGTGGCGCACTTTTGCGTGGTCTTGATCAGCGCATCCGCCGCCAAGCAGAATTGCCCGCATATGTTGCGGAGGATCCGTTAACCGCTGTGGTTCGTGGAACCGGAAAAGTACTTGAGAACTTAGAATATTACGAGACCGTCGTAAGTTGA
- a CDS encoding efflux RND transporter periplasmic adaptor subunit — protein sequence MAAKRNTTRNLLLISGVVIVLLVVFLWIFKDRNTEEGKEIELANVERRDITQVVTASGKIQPEVEVKISPDVSGEIVFLAVKEGDWVEKGMLLARIKSDFYAAQVEQSEAGVSQAKAALAQSQAQLMGAELDFNRQKDLFEKGVIPKSTFEAAQTQFNIAKANTDAAKFAVQSAEARLREAREQLNKTSIFAPMSGVVSQLNVELGERVVGTSQMSGTEMMRIARLDQMEVQVDVNENDVVNVAVGDTANVSVDAYPERVFKGVVTEIANSARTTGTGTQDQVTNFPVKVRLVGQAPITKEGVQRRLNPIPSPEETPVQVTQAEFRPGMSGTVDISTDTIINAVAVPIQAVTVRDYAKPKGKQAKGSTKTEEETPTDAANPNPVKKKEDLRKVVFVIRDGKAHMVQVETGIANETHIEIKSGLSGTEKVIIGPYSIVSRELEEGEAVRTRKTDNKKN from the coding sequence ATGGCAGCAAAACGCAATACGACCCGAAATCTGCTCCTTATAAGCGGTGTCGTGATCGTGTTATTGGTCGTCTTCCTCTGGATTTTCAAGGATCGGAACACCGAGGAAGGAAAAGAAATCGAGTTGGCGAATGTAGAGCGCCGCGACATCACGCAAGTGGTTACTGCTTCCGGAAAAATCCAGCCGGAAGTGGAGGTGAAAATTTCCCCCGACGTATCGGGCGAGATCGTTTTCCTTGCCGTGAAAGAAGGGGATTGGGTGGAAAAAGGAATGTTATTGGCTCGGATAAAATCGGACTTTTATGCCGCACAGGTAGAGCAGAGCGAGGCTGGCGTCTCCCAAGCTAAGGCTGCTTTGGCGCAGTCTCAGGCACAGCTTATGGGGGCTGAATTGGACTTTAACCGCCAAAAAGACTTGTTTGAGAAGGGTGTGATCCCCAAGAGTACCTTCGAGGCCGCTCAGACACAGTTTAACATTGCCAAGGCCAATACCGATGCCGCCAAGTTTGCCGTCCAAAGTGCCGAGGCACGCCTCCGTGAAGCCCGTGAACAGTTGAACAAAACCTCTATTTTTGCACCAATGAGCGGGGTGGTGAGCCAGTTGAATGTGGAGTTGGGTGAGCGTGTGGTGGGGACAAGCCAAATGAGTGGAACCGAAATGATGCGGATCGCCCGTTTAGACCAAATGGAAGTGCAGGTGGATGTGAACGAAAACGATGTCGTCAATGTGGCCGTTGGGGATACGGCGAATGTATCGGTGGATGCCTATCCAGAACGTGTGTTTAAGGGCGTTGTGACCGAAATCGCAAACTCGGCTCGTACTACCGGAACAGGAACCCAAGACCAAGTCACTAATTTTCCGGTAAAGGTACGCCTCGTGGGACAAGCGCCGATCACAAAAGAGGGGGTACAACGCAGGCTAAACCCCATTCCCAGTCCAGAAGAAACACCCGTACAAGTAACCCAAGCCGAGTTCCGGCCCGGTATGAGTGGCACGGTAGATATTTCAACGGATACCATTATCAATGCGGTGGCCGTCCCTATTCAGGCCGTTACGGTGCGTGATTATGCAAAACCCAAAGGCAAACAGGCCAAAGGAAGTACCAAAACCGAAGAAGAAACGCCTACAGATGCGGCGAACCCAAACCCCGTTAAGAAAAAAGAGGACTTGCGAAAGGTGGTTTTTGTGATACGAGATGGCAAAGCACACATGGTGCAGGTAGAAACGGGGATTGCGAATGAAACTCATATCGAGATTAAATCCGGTTTATCTGGTACGGAAAAGGTGATTATTGGGCCGTATAGCATCGTAAGCCGTGAATTGGAAGAAGGCGAAGCGGTACGTACCCGCAAAACAGACAATAAGAAAAATTAA
- the purQ gene encoding phosphoribosylformylglycinamidine synthase subunit PurQ produces the protein MAVSFGIVVFPGSNCDHDAYHSIKHLLNQEAHFIWHKDTSLSNVDVVLLPGGFSYGDYLRSGAIARLSPIMKAVTDFAEGGGLVMGICNGFQVLCESHLLPGGLGRNRDLRFICKPTYLRTENNQTPFTNQLTKGQVLDIPIAHGDGNYYADDETIAQLEAENRVVFRYATSKGEITEGANPNGSRNNIAGIINARGNVLGMMPHPERHVEPLLGSADGAWIFRSIIQSFVGI, from the coding sequence ATGGCTGTTTCGTTTGGTATCGTTGTATTCCCCGGCTCAAATTGTGATCACGACGCCTACCACAGTATAAAACACCTTTTAAACCAAGAGGCTCATTTTATCTGGCACAAAGATACGTCCCTAAGCAACGTGGATGTTGTTCTCTTACCGGGTGGCTTTTCTTATGGCGATTATTTACGTAGTGGTGCAATTGCCCGACTTTCGCCCATTATGAAGGCCGTTACTGATTTTGCCGAGGGCGGCGGTTTGGTCATGGGCATCTGTAATGGCTTTCAGGTGCTTTGTGAGTCCCACCTCTTGCCCGGTGGATTGGGACGTAACCGCGACCTGCGCTTCATTTGTAAGCCCACCTACTTGCGGACAGAGAACAACCAAACCCCTTTCACGAACCAGCTAACCAAGGGCCAAGTTCTGGATATTCCAATTGCCCACGGAGATGGGAATTATTATGCCGACGACGAGACAATAGCCCAATTGGAGGCCGAAAATCGGGTGGTTTTTCGGTATGCGACCTCAAAAGGTGAAATTACCGAAGGGGCAAACCCGAATGGATCTCGTAATAATATTGCCGGCATCATCAATGCGCGTGGGAATGTCCTCGGTATGATGCCCCATCCGGAACGGCATGTAGAACCCCTTTTAGGATCTGCCGACGGTGCATGGATATTCCGCTCCATCATTCAGTCTTTTGTAGGGATTTGA
- a CDS encoding BlaI/MecI/CopY family transcriptional regulator codes for MKRSYTGLGETEMELLRHVWEAGRCTVAEIHQVVTKYRPVAYTTIMSVMKKLADKGYLKFEQEGNAYVYWSAEPAEEMQGKVLQEVVEKVFSGSPSALVQTLVAQGNMSEAQREEILAIIEQLKP; via the coding sequence ATGAAACGATCTTACACTGGACTTGGCGAAACAGAAATGGAACTGCTCCGACATGTATGGGAGGCGGGGCGTTGTACCGTAGCCGAAATCCATCAGGTGGTTACGAAATACCGTCCTGTAGCCTATACCACGATTATGTCTGTAATGAAAAAATTGGCGGACAAAGGCTACCTTAAATTTGAGCAAGAAGGCAATGCCTACGTTTATTGGTCTGCCGAGCCAGCCGAAGAGATGCAAGGCAAAGTTTTGCAAGAAGTGGTGGAAAAAGTGTTTAGTGGTTCACCCTCGGCTTTGGTACAAACCTTGGTGGCGCAAGGCAACATGAGTGAAGCACAACGCGAGGAAATCCTTGCAATTATAGAACAACTCAAACCTTGA
- the purH gene encoding bifunctional phosphoribosylaminoimidazolecarboxamide formyltransferase/IMP cyclohydrolase: MIKPKSLPAVENLQTVSRALLSVSDKTDLIPFAQRLAQCGIEIISTGGTARTLREAGLQVKDVSEITGFPEIMDGRVKTLHPNIHGSLLARRNNPDDLVQLRGIGSELIDLVVVNLYPFQKAISQEAITDALAIENIDIGGPTMIRAAAKNFFFVTVVTSSKDYDTVAQMLEENHNTLPLEFRRQMATKAFEHTAAYDTAIAQYFIKSHPKTEDTIFERPLQVNLPLVQALRYGENPHQRAAFFGHPDRYFRKLHGKELSYNNLLDLSAALFLIDEFKDARPTAAILKHTNPCGVGTANVLSAAYKKAFSTDRQSPFGGIVAVNRPLDLATAQAIDQIFTEMVIAPSFDEEALALLSKKQNRRIIQMNQAARFDHAPDIRSVIGGMLVQSRDSVLRSIEDAKKHYVVVTDRQPTNAEWLDLDFAWRIAKHVKSNAIVYAKNGMTLGIGAGQMSRIDASEVAVMKGQKEALDFTGCVVASDAFFPFADGLLAAANAGATAAIQPGGSIRDEEVIEAANQQNLAMVFTAKRHFRH, encoded by the coding sequence ATGATCAAACCAAAATCACTTCCGGCTGTCGAAAACCTACAAACGGTTTCGCGTGCTCTTTTGTCTGTTTCCGATAAAACCGATTTGATTCCATTTGCACAACGCTTGGCGCAATGTGGTATCGAAATCATTTCTACGGGCGGCACAGCACGCACCCTCCGCGAGGCAGGTCTTCAGGTGAAAGACGTTTCAGAAATCACGGGCTTTCCCGAAATTATGGACGGACGAGTCAAAACCCTGCACCCCAACATTCATGGAAGTCTTCTGGCTCGGCGCAACAATCCAGACGATTTGGTGCAACTTCGGGGAATAGGTTCTGAGCTTATAGATTTGGTCGTGGTGAACCTCTATCCGTTCCAGAAAGCGATCTCGCAAGAGGCGATTACAGACGCCTTAGCCATCGAAAATATAGACATTGGTGGCCCAACCATGATTCGTGCGGCGGCCAAAAATTTCTTCTTTGTTACGGTCGTCACCTCGTCTAAGGATTACGATACGGTCGCACAAATGCTTGAGGAAAACCACAACACCCTGCCTTTGGAGTTTCGTCGCCAAATGGCCACAAAAGCCTTTGAGCATACAGCAGCCTATGATACAGCGATTGCGCAGTACTTCATTAAATCGCACCCCAAGACAGAAGACACCATTTTTGAGCGCCCACTTCAAGTAAATTTGCCCCTTGTTCAAGCCCTTAGATATGGCGAAAATCCACATCAGCGAGCTGCTTTTTTTGGGCATCCAGACCGCTACTTCAGAAAATTGCATGGCAAAGAATTGTCCTATAACAACCTTTTAGACCTGAGTGCGGCCCTATTCCTCATAGATGAGTTTAAAGACGCAAGACCCACAGCGGCTATCCTAAAACACACCAATCCCTGTGGCGTTGGAACCGCCAACGTGCTCTCGGCAGCTTACAAAAAAGCGTTCTCCACCGACCGCCAGTCTCCTTTTGGGGGGATTGTGGCGGTTAACCGTCCCTTAGACTTGGCAACGGCCCAAGCCATAGACCAGATTTTTACCGAAATGGTGATTGCACCGTCTTTCGACGAAGAAGCGCTGGCCTTGTTAAGCAAAAAACAGAATAGGCGCATCATACAAATGAACCAAGCCGCTCGATTTGACCACGCGCCGGATATTCGCTCGGTTATTGGGGGCATGTTGGTACAAAGTAGGGATTCGGTCTTGCGCTCTATCGAGGATGCAAAAAAGCATTATGTGGTGGTGACCGACCGGCAACCCACTAACGCGGAATGGTTGGATTTAGACTTTGCTTGGCGGATTGCAAAACATGTTAAAAGCAATGCGATTGTCTATGCAAAAAACGGCATGACCTTGGGCATCGGTGCGGGGCAAATGAGCCGCATAGACGCCTCCGAGGTTGCGGTCATGAAAGGCCAAAAAGAAGCGCTCGACTTTACGGGCTGTGTTGTGGCCTCCGATGCTTTTTTCCCTTTTGCCGACGGTTTATTGGCCGCAGCAAACGCAGGAGCAACCGCTGCCATCCAACCCGGCGGCTCGATTAGAGATGAAGAAGTGATTGAGGCCGCAAATCAACAAAATTTAGCGATGGTTTTTACGGCAAAACGTCACTTCCGACATTGA
- a CDS encoding iron ABC transporter substrate-binding protein, with amino-acid sequence MLALGVFLISGCNPQPSNTSDDKSLVLYAGRGKELVDGIIERFMKETGINVQVKYGKTAELALVLQQEGDKSPADLFWAQDAGALGAVMKAGLFADLPKALSGSVAKTFQNPHDQWVALTGRARTLAYSVKRVQVAELPQGIEDLTNPKWKGKIAWAPDNASFQSFVTALRMTQGEEKARIWLLAMKANEPKSYTNNAAIVEAIAAGEADLGLPNHYYLLSFTDKDPNYPVAQTMFKAGDAGNLVNVSGAGILKSGKNPEAAKAFLKFILSQAGQTYMANDEFEYPVVDGVKLHPKLMQVEALGKVKMAVDLNTLADLEGTLALLKATGVL; translated from the coding sequence ATGCTGGCCTTGGGTGTTTTTTTGATTTCCGGTTGTAACCCACAACCATCCAATACCTCCGATGATAAGAGTTTAGTGCTGTATGCCGGACGTGGGAAGGAGTTGGTAGATGGGATTATTGAGCGTTTTATGAAGGAAACCGGTATAAATGTACAGGTTAAATATGGTAAAACGGCGGAGCTTGCTTTGGTGTTACAGCAGGAAGGGGACAAAAGCCCGGCAGACCTTTTCTGGGCGCAAGATGCAGGTGCTTTAGGCGCAGTGATGAAAGCTGGGCTTTTTGCCGATTTGCCCAAAGCGCTAAGTGGCTCTGTCGCCAAGACCTTTCAAAACCCACACGATCAATGGGTGGCCCTTACCGGACGTGCAAGAACTTTGGCATATTCCGTAAAACGTGTACAGGTAGCAGAGTTGCCACAAGGGATTGAAGACCTCACGAATCCAAAATGGAAGGGGAAAATTGCTTGGGCGCCAGATAATGCTTCTTTTCAATCTTTTGTAACAGCGCTCCGCATGACGCAAGGCGAAGAAAAAGCACGTATTTGGCTTTTGGCCATGAAGGCAAACGAACCCAAGTCCTATACCAACAACGCGGCCATTGTTGAAGCCATTGCTGCTGGAGAAGCCGATTTGGGGCTGCCAAACCATTATTATCTCTTGTCGTTCACAGACAAAGACCCCAACTATCCGGTGGCGCAAACCATGTTTAAGGCCGGAGATGCAGGGAATTTGGTAAACGTTTCGGGGGCGGGAATCCTGAAATCCGGTAAAAACCCAGAAGCTGCCAAGGCATTCCTTAAATTCATTCTTTCGCAAGCCGGACAAACCTACATGGCAAACGATGAATTTGAATATCCAGTGGTGGATGGGGTTAAACTTCATCCCAAACTGATGCAAGTTGAGGCATTGGGAAAAGTTAAAATGGCCGTTGATTTGAATACACTCGCAGACTTGGAAGGCACTTTGGCGCTCTTAAAGGCTACGGGCGTCTTGTAA
- a CDS encoding flagellar assembly protein H has protein sequence MLQLLDQGERKEVDLLVKAKLSGQPVFFLIHFEVQSSSNNWSPVRMFQYTARLYERFGLPIYPIALLTWDSPKKETSSHFSFGFPHFNVLQFNFHTIQLNRLNWRDFMRIENPVATALMAKMNIPKEDRPYVKLEYLRMIVTLKLDRTKSALIWQFMETYLQLNQIEEQKAQTLIEIELPPENKNEMRLYNTSFHDKGRAEGILIGIEQGKAEGEFQAKLATTKHLIERKFGESVLAIYQARLEQMSLKEIDALFDVAIFFNEPNEIEEWFNEKMLPTT, from the coding sequence TTGCTCCAGCTTTTGGATCAAGGTGAGCGCAAAGAAGTGGATTTACTCGTAAAAGCAAAATTAAGTGGTCAACCTGTCTTTTTCTTGATTCATTTCGAGGTGCAATCTTCGTCCAATAATTGGTCGCCTGTGCGAATGTTCCAATACACAGCGCGTTTGTACGAGCGTTTTGGACTTCCCATTTATCCGATTGCACTTTTGACTTGGGATAGCCCGAAAAAAGAAACGTCTAGTCATTTTTCGTTTGGCTTTCCACACTTCAACGTGTTGCAATTCAATTTCCACACCATCCAACTCAACCGTTTAAATTGGCGGGACTTTATGCGCATCGAAAACCCTGTGGCAACGGCACTCATGGCAAAAATGAACATTCCAAAAGAAGATCGTCCTTACGTAAAGTTGGAATACCTGCGCATGATCGTTACGCTGAAATTAGACCGCACCAAATCCGCACTGATTTGGCAATTCATGGAGACGTACCTTCAATTGAACCAAATAGAGGAACAAAAAGCCCAAACCTTGATAGAAATAGAACTTCCACCTGAAAATAAAAACGAAATGAGACTTTATAACACTTCCTTCCATGACAAAGGGCGTGCCGAAGGAATCCTGATTGGCATCGAGCAAGGAAAAGCCGAAGGCGAATTTCAAGCCAAACTCGCAACGACCAAACACTTAATCGAGCGCAAATTTGGCGAATCGGTGTTAGCGATTTATCAAGCACGATTGGAGCAAATGTCCCTCAAAGAAATTGATGCGCTTTTTGATGTGGCGATATTCTTCAACGAACCAAATGAAATTGAGGAGTGGTTTAACGAAAAGATGTTACCAACCACATAA